A part of Melittangium boletus DSM 14713 genomic DNA contains:
- a CDS encoding amidohydrolase: MATADLILKNGRIATGGAREADAVAIREGRFLAVGSEQDVMTREGPATRVIDLGGRTVIPGLIDSHIHTIRGGLNYNLELRWEGIPSLSDALRKLRDQARRTPAPQWVRVVGGWNEFQFAERRLPTLAEINAAAPDTPVFILYLYGMALLNGAALRAVGYTKDTPNPPGGEIQRDKQGNPTGLLIAKPNASILYATLAKGPRLSYEDQVNSTRHFMRELNRLGLTSVIDAGGGFQNYPDDYRVVESLHQQGLLTVRIAYNLFTQRPQQELEDFRKWTAMVRPGQGDAFYRMNGAGEMLVFSAADFEDFLEPRPDLAPSLEGELEGVVRHLAEHRWPFRLHATYDESITRFLDVFEKVNRDIPFQGLKWWFDHAETISPRNLERTRALGGGIAVQNRMSFQGEHFIARYGAEAAAHSPPIRRMLDLGIPVGAGTDATRVSSYNPWVSLYWLVTGRTVGGTSLYAPAQRMSRQEALRLYTVGSAWFSGEERDKGLIAEGWLADLAVLSADYFSVPEEEIKNIESVLTLVDGKIVHGAGGFGSLAPPLPPVSPDWSPVSGAGSARGASAAPAHHGASHVHVHEPHSHLFAPHDPWDSGCDCFVF, encoded by the coding sequence ATGGCCACCGCGGATCTCATTCTCAAGAACGGGCGTATCGCGACGGGAGGTGCTCGCGAGGCGGACGCGGTGGCCATCCGGGAGGGCCGCTTCCTCGCCGTCGGGAGCGAACAGGACGTCATGACCCGCGAGGGCCCCGCCACCCGGGTCATCGACCTCGGCGGACGCACCGTCATTCCCGGACTCATCGACTCGCACATCCACACCATCCGAGGCGGGTTGAACTACAACCTGGAGCTGCGCTGGGAGGGCATTCCCTCCCTCTCGGACGCGCTGCGCAAACTCCGGGACCAGGCGAGGCGGACCCCCGCCCCCCAGTGGGTGCGCGTGGTGGGCGGCTGGAACGAGTTCCAGTTCGCCGAGCGGCGGCTGCCCACGCTCGCGGAGATCAACGCCGCGGCCCCCGACACGCCGGTCTTCATCCTGTACCTGTATGGCATGGCGCTGCTCAATGGCGCCGCGCTCCGGGCCGTGGGGTACACGAAGGACACCCCCAACCCTCCAGGGGGAGAGATCCAACGCGACAAGCAGGGCAATCCCACCGGGCTGCTCATCGCCAAACCGAACGCCTCCATCCTCTACGCGACGCTCGCCAAGGGGCCTCGGCTGTCCTACGAGGATCAGGTCAACTCGACGCGCCACTTCATGCGGGAGCTCAACCGCCTGGGCCTCACGAGCGTCATCGACGCGGGCGGCGGGTTCCAGAACTACCCGGACGACTACCGGGTGGTCGAGTCGCTTCACCAGCAGGGACTGCTCACCGTCCGCATCGCCTACAACCTCTTCACGCAGCGGCCCCAGCAGGAGCTCGAGGACTTCCGCAAGTGGACGGCCATGGTCCGGCCGGGCCAGGGAGACGCCTTCTACCGGATGAACGGCGCGGGCGAGATGCTGGTCTTCTCCGCCGCCGACTTCGAGGACTTCCTCGAGCCGAGGCCCGATCTCGCGCCCTCGCTCGAGGGGGAGCTCGAGGGCGTGGTGCGCCACCTCGCCGAGCACCGGTGGCCCTTCCGGCTGCACGCCACCTACGACGAGTCCATCACCCGCTTCCTGGACGTCTTCGAGAAGGTGAACCGGGACATTCCCTTCCAGGGGCTCAAGTGGTGGTTCGATCACGCGGAGACCATCTCTCCGCGAAACCTCGAACGCACCCGGGCACTCGGAGGAGGCATCGCCGTGCAGAACCGGATGTCCTTCCAGGGCGAGCATTTCATCGCGCGTTATGGCGCGGAGGCCGCGGCCCATTCGCCTCCCATCCGGCGCATGCTCGACCTGGGAATTCCGGTGGGCGCGGGGACGGATGCCACGCGCGTGTCCAGCTACAACCCCTGGGTGTCGCTCTACTGGCTGGTCACGGGCAGGACGGTGGGTGGTACGTCCCTGTACGCCCCCGCCCAACGGATGAGCCGTCAAGAAGCCCTGCGGCTCTACACCGTCGGCAGCGCCTGGTTCTCCGGCGAGGAGCGGGACAAGGGACTCATCGCCGAGGGCTGGTTGGCCGATCTCGCGGTGCTCTCCGCCGACTACTTCTCGGTGCCCGAGGAGGAGATCAAGAACATCGAGTCGGTGCTGACGCTCGTGGACGGGAAGATCGTCCACGGCGCGGGGGGATTCGGCTCGCTCGCGCCGCCCCTGCCGCCCGTGAGTCCGGATTGGTCTCCGGTGTCGGGCGCGGGGAGCGCTCGCGGAGCCTCCGCCGCCCCGGCCCACCACGGGGCCTCGCACGTCCATGTGCACGAGCCCCACTCCCATCTGTTCGCTCCCCATGACCCGTGGGACAGCGGCTGCGATTGCTTCGTCTTTTGA
- a CDS encoding DUF1428 domain-containing protein translates to MSYVDGFVTPVPVANKDAYRKMALQAQALFKEYGATRVVECWGDDVPDGKVTDFKGAVKAEAGEVVVFSWIEWPSKAVRDAGQKKMFEDPRMKDMKDMPFDGKRMIFGGFETLVDG, encoded by the coding sequence ATGAGCTACGTTGATGGATTCGTGACACCCGTGCCCGTCGCCAACAAGGACGCCTACCGGAAGATGGCCCTTCAGGCCCAGGCATTGTTCAAGGAGTATGGAGCGACGCGTGTCGTCGAGTGCTGGGGCGATGACGTGCCCGACGGCAAGGTCACCGATTTCAAGGGGGCGGTGAAGGCCGAGGCGGGCGAGGTGGTCGTCTTCTCGTGGATCGAGTGGCCCTCGAAGGCCGTGCGCGACGCGGGCCAGAAGAAGATGTTCGAGGACCCGCGCATGAAGGACATGAAGGACATGCCCTTCGATGGCAAGCGCATGATCTTCGGCGGATTCGAGACCCTGGTCGACGGCTGA
- the lepB gene encoding signal peptidase I — MRGMSPSLPVSRWRRVLAVLLSITPGCGHVLLGRWRRGLVWLGAMLLAQASIAFLGFAGLVITLGGMLGAAVDVVRLPPRETGVPRAGWVVLTLVGFWMVASLVGMTTRTWLAEPFTVPSVSMLPTLLPGDHFYTDKRVASPWRRPVERGEVIVFRPPPQPEVRYVMRAVALAGDTVAVRCGRLSLDGQEVERRTLGDCVGLSGVEDSCQRDEELLGEHPHGVLGWGSCMSAMDFPSDAGCPEKMETREAGCVVPEGHVFVLGDNRDNASDSRFWGPLPVEEVVGAARFIHFSWRPGGEGIRWGRIGTEVR; from the coding sequence ATGCGCGGCATGTCGCCGTCCTTACCTGTTTCTCGCTGGCGCCGCGTGTTGGCGGTGCTGCTCAGCATCACTCCGGGCTGTGGCCACGTTCTGCTCGGCCGGTGGAGGCGGGGACTGGTGTGGCTGGGAGCCATGTTGCTGGCCCAGGCCTCGATCGCGTTCCTGGGGTTCGCCGGGCTCGTGATCACGCTGGGGGGGATGCTCGGCGCGGCCGTGGACGTGGTGCGACTGCCTCCGAGGGAGACCGGTGTGCCGAGGGCAGGGTGGGTGGTGCTGACCCTGGTGGGTTTCTGGATGGTGGCCTCCCTGGTGGGCATGACTACCCGCACGTGGCTGGCCGAGCCCTTCACCGTCCCCTCCGTCTCGATGCTGCCCACGCTCCTTCCGGGAGACCACTTCTACACGGACAAGCGTGTGGCGAGCCCTTGGCGGCGGCCGGTGGAGCGAGGCGAAGTCATCGTCTTCCGTCCGCCGCCGCAACCCGAGGTGCGCTACGTCATGCGAGCGGTGGCGTTGGCGGGCGACACGGTGGCGGTCCGCTGTGGGCGGCTCTCCCTCGACGGCCAGGAGGTGGAGCGCCGGACACTGGGCGACTGCGTGGGCCTGTCAGGTGTCGAGGACTCCTGCCAGCGGGACGAGGAGTTGCTGGGGGAGCACCCGCATGGAGTGCTTGGGTGGGGCTCGTGCATGTCCGCCATGGACTTTCCCTCGGACGCCGGGTGCCCGGAGAAAATGGAGACGCGCGAGGCGGGATGCGTGGTGCCCGAGGGACACGTCTTCGTGCTCGGGGACAACCGGGACAACGCCTCGGATTCACGCTTCTGGGGGCCGCTGCCCGTGGAGGAAGTGGTGGGCGCGGCGCGCTTCATCCACTTTTCGTGGAGGCCCGGGGGAGAAGGCATTCGCTGGGGCCGGATTGGCACCGAGGTGCGCTGA
- the nth gene encoding endonuclease III, with protein sequence MTPAQTAKATLARLHAAHPEARYELNWTTPFELLVATILAAQCTDERVNRVTATLFKKYPGPQALADADTAALEEDLKPTGFYKQKTKSVQTMSRALLKDFGGEVPRTIAELTTLPGVARKTANVVLNTAFNLPSGIIVDTHVVRVSQRLGLTKKKKPEDIEQELMKLVPQAEWTFFGPAMVLHGRYTCTARKPQCGTCPLSDVCPKIGVDPA encoded by the coding sequence ATGACTCCCGCACAGACCGCCAAGGCTACCCTCGCCCGCCTCCACGCCGCCCATCCGGAGGCCCGCTACGAGCTGAACTGGACGACTCCCTTCGAATTACTCGTGGCCACGATCCTGGCCGCGCAGTGCACCGACGAACGCGTCAACCGCGTCACCGCCACCCTGTTCAAGAAGTACCCCGGCCCCCAGGCCCTCGCCGATGCCGACACGGCCGCGCTGGAGGAGGACCTCAAGCCCACGGGCTTCTACAAGCAGAAGACGAAGTCCGTGCAGACCATGAGCCGCGCGCTGTTGAAGGACTTCGGCGGCGAGGTGCCCAGGACGATCGCCGAGCTCACCACCCTGCCCGGCGTGGCGCGCAAGACGGCCAACGTCGTGCTCAACACCGCGTTCAACCTGCCCTCGGGCATCATCGTCGACACCCACGTGGTGCGCGTCAGCCAGCGCCTGGGCCTCACGAAGAAGAAGAAGCCCGAGGACATCGAACAGGAGTTGATGAAGCTCGTTCCCCAAGCCGAGTGGACCTTCTTCGGACCCGCCATGGTGCTGCACGGCCGCTACACCTGCACGGCGCGCAAGCCCCAGTGCGGCACCTGCCCGTTGTCCGACGTCTGCCCGAAGATCGGAGTGGACCCGGCTTGA
- a CDS encoding VOC family protein, translating into MKLINNLNFNGRCREAFEHYAEVLGGKLTAMHTFGEMPGNKVDAAWQGKIAHAWLQVGDQAIMGCDAPPEYAQPMGGFSVTLQAESTAEARRIFSALSEGGRISMPIGETPWSPCFGMLTDRFGTPWMIDTLTAQASS; encoded by the coding sequence ATGAAGCTGATCAACAACCTGAACTTCAATGGACGATGCCGTGAGGCATTCGAGCACTATGCCGAGGTGCTGGGAGGGAAGCTCACCGCCATGCATACCTTTGGCGAAATGCCCGGAAACAAGGTCGACGCGGCCTGGCAGGGCAAGATCGCACACGCCTGGCTCCAGGTCGGCGACCAGGCCATCATGGGGTGTGACGCTCCGCCTGAGTACGCCCAGCCGATGGGCGGATTCAGCGTGACCCTCCAAGCGGAGAGCACCGCCGAGGCTCGGCGAATCTTCTCGGCCCTGTCCGAGGGAGGCCGGATCTCCATGCCCATCGGTGAGACGCCTTGGTCGCCCTGCTTCGGCATGTTGACCGATCGCTTCGGCACGCCCTGGATGATCGACACCCTCACCGCTCAGGCATCCTCCTGA
- a CDS encoding AHH domain-containing protein, with protein MAPRLTGALLLLALISACGTTRIVRLDTGQGQPTLHIPRTAEAKPVALGQEEFTEAIAQEIRRRGPPANPEKAARELLEVPPRSGWYGYSQREGVVALDGQPPASQWAQVDVRMTREYLRFCSAIGTPGDCRRALMNNPVLSGDGRYVLAMSFALDEVIPEMTAALQDMADPEAIKASILWTMTLYAAMWLAPEPVFSKGLATIVTASFICYIGVDTFWTLIQGWRRLVETADLATSLSQLRAAGTKYGKVMGKNAARAFALLLTAAIGQTASSFSARLPTLPGATQASAVGAAHVGVRLTQVAQVQAITVTADAVSIALAPDAVATSVQGMRGAASSPVEAEGPEHHIATDKWTEATHSGGPWTPKFKKLFDQAGMSLDDPANKVRVKGHVGPHPQEYHEEIFDRLRDAIKGRQTMQESRESLTAELRRLAKEISTEGTELNKLVTRTQ; from the coding sequence ATGGCACCTCGTCTGACCGGTGCGCTCTTACTGCTGGCCTTGATTTCCGCGTGCGGCACCACGCGCATCGTGCGCCTCGACACGGGTCAGGGCCAGCCCACCCTCCACATTCCTCGGACGGCCGAAGCCAAGCCGGTGGCGTTGGGACAAGAAGAGTTCACGGAGGCCATCGCTCAGGAGATCCGGCGGAGGGGGCCTCCGGCCAACCCGGAGAAGGCCGCACGCGAGTTACTTGAGGTCCCACCGCGCAGTGGCTGGTACGGGTACTCCCAACGCGAAGGGGTTGTCGCCTTGGACGGACAGCCCCCGGCTTCGCAATGGGCCCAGGTGGATGTGAGGATGACCCGGGAGTACCTGCGCTTCTGCTCGGCCATCGGGACACCAGGAGACTGCCGAAGGGCGCTGATGAACAATCCCGTTCTCTCCGGGGATGGCCGCTATGTCCTCGCCATGTCCTTCGCCCTCGACGAAGTCATCCCCGAGATGACAGCGGCCCTCCAGGACATGGCCGACCCCGAGGCCATCAAGGCGTCCATCCTTTGGACAATGACCCTCTACGCCGCGATGTGGCTGGCGCCCGAACCCGTGTTCTCCAAGGGGCTGGCGACCATCGTGACGGCCAGCTTCATCTGCTACATCGGGGTGGACACGTTCTGGACACTCATCCAGGGCTGGAGGCGGCTGGTGGAGACCGCCGACCTCGCCACGTCCCTCTCGCAACTTCGGGCGGCCGGGACGAAGTACGGCAAGGTGATGGGCAAGAACGCGGCGCGGGCGTTCGCCCTGCTGCTCACGGCGGCCATCGGCCAGACGGCCTCCAGTTTCTCGGCCAGGTTGCCCACCCTGCCAGGCGCGACTCAAGCGTCAGCAGTGGGGGCGGCGCACGTGGGCGTCCGGCTGACCCAGGTGGCGCAGGTGCAGGCCATCACCGTGACCGCCGATGCGGTCTCCATCGCCCTCGCGCCCGACGCGGTCGCCACGAGTGTCCAGGGTATGCGCGGAGCGGCGTCCAGCCCCGTGGAGGCCGAGGGACCCGAGCACCACATCGCCACCGACAAGTGGACCGAGGCCACTCACAGTGGGGGGCCGTGGACTCCCAAATTCAAGAAGCTCTTCGATCAGGCTGGTATGTCACTGGACGATCCAGCGAACAAGGTACGCGTCAAGGGCCATGTGGGCCCGCATCCGCAGGAGTACCATGAAGAAATATTCGACCGGTTGAGAGACGCGATAAAGGGCCGCCAGACCATGCAGGAGAGCAGGGAGTCGCTGACGGCGGAACTCCGACGGCTTGCCAAGGAGATCTCCACTGAGGGCACCGAACTCAACAAGTTGGTCACGCGGACCCAGTGA
- a CDS encoding DUF2403 domain-containing lipoprotein — protein sequence MMKTWMKRSPSRLTPLLLSALLGSACGTTQTPEEPGSERSDTEVPADVGANPLAAADCAAGHSAALKDLGDDLPDGTGTPVSTMSILNVGGTGSYQRVTNMLPGVWGQTCPSNACQKATTSVSGALAPFNEEMTVNFRGPMELYDIAVYRPGSGSWSRVSSWNRCGSTNLTFFNNLGGTGSGEWTLCGGNSQSYASADGKTAAAAPTRFTGSLANRTEMNILSDQPCIGTGDSSECGFYRGVTRHGWGGAKIFAIRARMPRYTGPKTEYYDDVPAIWMLNARVVRTAQYGCNCRGMGSPGGCGELDVAEVLHGESPLHATSTIYSFEGATGSGPNYFQRPVNESATFIVIFDASGKIQMLRLKADAFDFGDTVSNTTVSGWLARTGLTMSLP from the coding sequence CTGATGAAGACCTGGATGAAGCGCAGCCCTTCGCGACTCACCCCCCTCCTGCTGTCCGCGCTCCTGGGGAGCGCCTGTGGAACCACCCAGACACCGGAGGAGCCGGGCTCGGAACGCTCCGATACCGAAGTCCCCGCCGATGTGGGCGCGAACCCCCTCGCGGCCGCGGACTGTGCCGCGGGCCACTCCGCCGCGCTCAAGGACCTGGGAGATGACCTGCCGGATGGCACGGGCACTCCGGTGTCCACCATGAGCATCCTGAACGTGGGCGGCACGGGCTCCTACCAGCGCGTGACGAACATGTTGCCCGGCGTCTGGGGCCAGACCTGCCCGTCGAACGCCTGCCAGAAAGCGACCACGTCCGTCAGCGGCGCACTCGCCCCCTTCAACGAGGAAATGACGGTCAACTTCCGTGGACCCATGGAGCTGTATGACATCGCGGTCTACCGGCCGGGCTCGGGCTCCTGGTCGCGCGTGTCCTCCTGGAACCGCTGTGGCTCCACGAACCTCACCTTCTTCAACAACCTGGGGGGCACCGGCAGCGGCGAGTGGACCCTGTGCGGCGGCAACAGCCAGAGCTACGCCTCCGCGGATGGCAAGACGGCCGCCGCGGCGCCCACGCGCTTCACCGGCTCGCTCGCCAACCGGACCGAGATGAACATCCTCTCGGACCAACCCTGCATCGGCACGGGCGACTCGAGCGAGTGCGGCTTCTACCGAGGCGTGACACGACATGGCTGGGGCGGCGCGAAGATCTTCGCCATCCGCGCTCGCATGCCGCGCTACACCGGGCCCAAGACCGAGTACTACGACGACGTGCCGGCCATCTGGATGCTCAACGCCCGCGTGGTGCGCACCGCCCAGTACGGCTGCAACTGCCGCGGCATGGGCTCGCCCGGAGGCTGCGGAGAACTCGATGTCGCCGAGGTCCTTCACGGCGAGAGCCCGCTGCACGCCACGAGCACCATCTACTCGTTCGAGGGGGCCACGGGCAGTGGGCCGAACTACTTCCAGCGCCCGGTCAACGAGAGCGCCACCTTCATCGTGATCTTCGACGCGAGCGGGAAGATCCAGATGCTGCGGCTCAAGGCGGATGCCTTCGATTTCGGCGACACCGTCTCCAACACCACCGTGTCCGGCTGGCTTGCGCGCACGGGCCTCACGATGTCGCTTCCGTGA
- a CDS encoding imm11 family protein, with amino-acid sequence MRYFRLSDDVHVPGRWYLDDPVDPRGREVDRWQFENGAPVDIEGRLLIPIDRLGRPLDFSVTPVGGAPIVHARVASLIAKLASTDVQLLPVDVEGQPDEFFILNVTRVVKCIDDEASAEVQYWKHEDGRPEKTGNYRAVHGMRIDASKVGDANVFRPQGWLVVLLVSEEIRKALEGIGATGTKFKEV; translated from the coding sequence ATGCGGTACTTCAGACTGTCCGATGACGTTCACGTCCCCGGGCGCTGGTATTTGGATGACCCCGTAGACCCACGGGGCCGCGAAGTAGATCGATGGCAATTCGAGAACGGGGCTCCGGTAGACATCGAGGGGCGTCTTCTGATCCCTATTGATCGACTCGGAAGGCCGCTGGATTTCAGTGTGACGCCCGTCGGCGGTGCCCCCATCGTCCACGCAAGGGTGGCTTCCCTCATCGCGAAATTGGCATCCACGGACGTGCAGTTGCTTCCCGTGGACGTTGAGGGTCAACCCGATGAGTTCTTCATCCTCAACGTCACGCGAGTCGTGAAGTGTATCGACGATGAGGCATCCGCCGAGGTCCAATACTGGAAGCACGAGGACGGACGTCCGGAGAAGACGGGCAACTATCGAGCTGTACATGGAATGCGCATCGACGCCTCGAAGGTCGGTGACGCCAATGTGTTTCGTCCCCAGGGATGGTTGGTGGTGCTCCTCGTGTCCGAGGAGATCCGGAAGGCACTGGAGGGCATTGGCGCCACGGGGACGAAGTTCAAGGAGGTGTAG
- a CDS encoding HugZ family protein, whose amino-acid sequence MSDLDNRARHARTLLLHQRHGVLATMSLELPGYPFGSITPYTLDHAGAPLILISTLAQHTKNIQADAKVSLTIHDATNPDPQASQRLTWVADAMPVPIDETAAHARYRAYFPRSADYINTHDFELYRLVLVRARFIAGFGRIFWLERDELLVANPFAQSEADIVRHMNDDHAHNLKAYCQAFKGVSAEKVAMQGIDADGFDVLADERPLRFTFDQPIATPDEARAAMVHLAKAARQSLKG is encoded by the coding sequence ATGTCCGATCTCGACAATCGCGCCCGTCATGCCCGCACGCTTCTTTTGCACCAGCGCCATGGCGTGCTCGCGACCATGAGCCTCGAGTTGCCTGGCTATCCCTTCGGGTCGATTACTCCCTACACTCTCGACCATGCCGGCGCGCCGCTCATCCTTATCAGCACCTTGGCCCAGCACACGAAGAACATTCAGGCGGACGCAAAGGTCTCCTTGACGATTCACGATGCGACGAATCCAGACCCACAGGCCTCCCAGCGCTTGACCTGGGTCGCGGACGCCATGCCCGTCCCTATCGACGAAACCGCGGCTCACGCCCGGTACCGTGCTTATTTCCCCCGGTCAGCGGACTACATCAACACCCACGACTTCGAGCTGTACCGGCTCGTTCTCGTACGCGCCCGTTTCATTGCCGGGTTCGGGCGGATCTTCTGGCTGGAGCGCGATGAATTGCTCGTCGCCAATCCCTTCGCACAGAGCGAAGCCGACATTGTCAGGCACATGAATGACGACCACGCTCACAACCTCAAGGCCTACTGCCAGGCCTTCAAGGGGGTCTCGGCGGAAAAGGTCGCCATGCAAGGCATTGATGCCGACGGCTTCGATGTGCTGGCGGATGAGCGCCCCCTGCGTTTTACCTTCGACCAACCGATTGCGACGCCGGATGAAGCACGTGCGGCCATGGTGCACCTGGCGAAAGCAGCCCGACAGTCCCTGAAAGGATGA
- a CDS encoding LysR family transcriptional regulator: MFDAITLDQLRTFIAVVDEGSFSSAGRKVRRVQSAVSHAMANLESQLGVRIWDRTTKIPTLTAEGSVLLTNARRICAEVDALKRVAESFVNGLEPSISLVVDAIMPMRALVDLCREFAVKFPTVRLHLYIDTLSAVSARVLDGTCQIGVVGPAAHVQGLDREHLSSVRMIPVAASTHPLAQVKRRLSTEELAEHVNIVLSERGTSLQTEDQAILSTHVWRVADLGTKHALLLGGLGWGNMPEHLVRTDLAAGRLVRLQVAAWGEDTWLLSLTVVHRPEIAKGPATRWLLKRMSELCLRDLGPDPEHP; encoded by the coding sequence ATGTTCGATGCCATCACCCTCGATCAACTCCGCACCTTCATCGCCGTCGTCGACGAGGGCAGCTTCTCGTCGGCGGGGCGGAAGGTCCGGCGCGTCCAGTCCGCCGTGAGTCACGCCATGGCCAATCTCGAGTCGCAGCTCGGCGTGCGGATCTGGGATCGGACCACGAAGATTCCCACGCTCACCGCCGAGGGAAGCGTGCTGCTCACCAACGCCCGCCGCATCTGCGCCGAGGTGGATGCGCTCAAGCGCGTCGCGGAATCGTTCGTGAACGGTCTGGAGCCCAGCATCTCCCTGGTGGTCGATGCCATCATGCCCATGCGCGCGCTCGTCGACCTCTGCCGGGAGTTCGCGGTGAAGTTCCCCACCGTGCGACTCCACCTGTACATCGACACCCTGTCCGCGGTGTCCGCCCGCGTGCTGGATGGGACCTGTCAGATTGGCGTGGTGGGTCCCGCCGCGCATGTCCAGGGACTCGACCGGGAACACCTCTCCTCCGTCCGGATGATTCCCGTCGCGGCCAGCACGCATCCGCTCGCCCAGGTGAAGCGCCGGCTCTCCACGGAAGAGCTCGCCGAACACGTCAACATCGTGTTGAGCGAGCGGGGCACTTCGCTCCAGACGGAGGATCAGGCCATCCTGTCCACCCATGTCTGGCGCGTCGCGGATCTGGGGACCAAGCATGCCCTGCTGCTGGGCGGACTCGGCTGGGGAAACATGCCGGAGCATCTGGTGAGGACGGACCTCGCCGCGGGCCGGCTCGTGCGCCTCCAGGTCGCGGCGTGGGGCGAAGACACGTGGCTGCTCTCGCTGACCGTCGTGCATCGCCCGGAGATCGCGAAGGGGCCCGCCACGCGCTGGCTGCTCAAGCGCATGAGCGAGTTGTGTCTGAGGGATCTCGGCCCCGACCCCGAGCACCCCTGA
- a CDS encoding alpha/beta hydrolase, which yields MIKRQLLWATLAWTLSAEARPPTNTPADSGRPVVIGRSYTVPSKILGGKRRVNVYLPPGYADAKRSFPVLYLLDGGEAEDFHHITGLAQVAAFNGKTQEMIVVGIEGVDRKHDLTHPSKVPRDLELLPTSGGSAAYRRFLVEELKPWVAARYRTSGRTALIGESLAGLFVTETFLRAPGSFDDYIAVSPSLWWEDEALSKEAAADLRSGGFRGRRLYLGIGNEGGEMRTGIDRLVQALKDDGPDGLDWRFDPRPDERHDTIYHPAALAAIRALFPVPDK from the coding sequence ATGATCAAAAGGCAGTTGCTGTGGGCCACACTGGCCTGGACGCTCTCGGCGGAGGCCAGGCCACCCACGAACACGCCGGCCGACAGTGGACGCCCGGTCGTCATCGGCCGCTCCTATACCGTTCCTTCCAAGATCCTGGGCGGAAAGCGACGGGTCAACGTCTACCTGCCTCCGGGCTACGCCGACGCGAAGCGAAGCTTTCCCGTGCTGTACCTGCTCGACGGGGGCGAGGCGGAGGACTTCCACCACATCACGGGGCTCGCCCAGGTCGCGGCGTTCAACGGCAAGACGCAGGAGATGATCGTGGTCGGCATCGAGGGCGTCGACCGCAAACACGATCTGACCCATCCGTCGAAGGTTCCTCGCGACCTCGAGCTGCTTCCCACCTCGGGTGGGTCCGCCGCCTACCGGCGGTTCCTGGTCGAGGAGCTGAAGCCCTGGGTGGCGGCGCGCTACCGCACCAGTGGTCGCACGGCGCTGATCGGCGAATCCCTCGCGGGCCTGTTCGTGACCGAAACCTTCCTGCGGGCGCCGGGGAGCTTCGACGACTACATCGCCGTCAGCCCGAGTCTCTGGTGGGAGGATGAAGCGCTGTCCAAGGAGGCGGCGGCGGATCTGCGGTCCGGAGGCTTCCGTGGCCGGCGCCTCTACCTCGGCATTGGAAACGAGGGCGGCGAGATGCGGACCGGCATCGACCGGCTCGTTCAAGCACTGAAGGATGATGGACCTGACGGCCTGGACTGGCGTTTCGACCCGCGTCCGGACGAACGCCACGACACCATCTACCATCCGGCCGCTCTGGCCGCGATCCGCGCCTTGTTCCCAGTCCCCGACAAGTAA